Within Thermus sediminis, the genomic segment CGTAGGCCAGGTGGAGTTCCCGCAGGCTCGTGAAGACCAGGTTGAGGACGGGGTAGACGGCCACCAGGCCCAAGAGGGCAAAGGCGGGGAGGAGCAGCCAAAAGGCCAGGGCGCGCTCGCTTAAGTCCCGGGGGGGCCGCCGCATGCTCCTACTGACCGTAGATCGCCCTCAGCCCCTGGACGATCTCGCGGGCCGCCTGCTCCGGCGCCTTGGTGCGGGCGAGCACGGCGTTCAAGCCCCGCCGTATGACGTCGGCCACCTCGGGGTAGCGGGGGTGCACCGGCCGGGCCCGCGCGTTAAGGACCACGGGAAGGGCATCCGCAAACCAGGGATTCACCTTGAGGATCTCGGGGTCCCGGTAAAGCTCTGGGAAGGCGGGAAGGTTGGAGGCCTCCAGGGCGAGGACCTTGGACACCTCCGGGCTGGACAGGTAGCGCAAAAGCCTGTAGGCCTGGGCCTTGTTGCGGGAAAAGTTGGAGATGGTCCACTGCCATCCGCCGAGACAGCTGGCCGAACGCCCACCCTCAAACCTCGGCATCACCGCGACCCCGATCCTGCCCTTCACCTGGGAATCGGGGTCGTTCTGGAAGTGGGCCCAAGCATAGGCGAACAAGGTGCCGAAGATCCAGCGCCCCTGCTGCATCTCCCGCCTGATGGTGTCCTGCGCCTTTTCCGCCATGTTGGGGGGGCTGACCCTGTGGTTGTCCATGAGGCCCAGCCAGAACTGGAGGGACCTCCTCGCGAGCTCCTCGGTCAGCACCAGCCGCCCGCGCTCGTCGGTCACATCGCCCCCTGCGGCCCAGATGGGGAGGAGGAAGGAGCAGACCGTTCCCTCGGAGATGTTCCCCATGAAGCCGATGCCGTTCAGGTTGGGGTTGCGCTCCCCTTGCAGGATGGTCTGGGCCTGGCGGATGGCCTCGTCCCAGGTGGTGGGGGGTTTGAAGCCGTACTTGTCCAGGAGGTCCTTCCGGTAGAAGAGGAACTGTGCATCGGCGAAAGCCGGAAGGGCGATCAAAGCGCCGTCCACGATGTTGGCCCGCGCGTACGCGGGGAGGTACTGGCGCAAGAGGGCGTCGCGGGCGCCCAGGGGGAGGTAGCGGTCCAGGGGTTCGGACCAGCCTGCCGCCTTGTACTGCGCCGGCCGGATGATGTCGATGAGGATGATGTCCAGCGAGGGATCCCGGGAGGTGAGGACCGTGGTCAGGTACTGCTGCTGCTGGTCGGAGGTGGCACCCCCCACCTCGATCTCCACCTTGACCCCCGGGTTCTGCCGCTCGTAGGCGTCTAGAATCTTCCGCATCACGTCCGGACGCTGCTGCCCCCCGATGAAGACGCGAAGCTTCACCTGCTGGGCAAGGGCGCCCGAGGCCAGGAGAAAAACCGCCAACACACCTGCCAAAAGCCTAACCATCCCCTTTCACCTCCTCAACCAAGGTACGCCAGAGTTCCTGGGGTACCTCAATTCCCTCCTTTAGCCTCCGCTCCCGCTCTCGGACCCTGCGGTCCCCAGGCATCCGGCCCCCGGTATCCTCCACGGCCGCCCTTAGGCGGGCAAGGAGTGTACCCAAGCCAGGCGACACCGGGTCCGGATCCAGGCCCAGGAGCAGGAAGCCGGGGAAGGCCCGGGCCCCCGGCTCTTGCCAGGGCAAGGGCAGATCAATCCCAAGCTTATGGCCAGCCATCGCTCCGGCGAGGACCTCTACCAACACCGCCAGGGCCAACCCTTTGCTTCCCCCCAGGGGAAGCAACGCGCCCGAAAGGGCCGCCTGGGGGTCGGTGGTGGGGCGTCCCTCGCTGTCCACCGCCCAGTCTGGGGGGATGGCCTCGCCCCGTTGGGCCTTCTCCAAAATCTTCCCCCGGGAGACCGTGCTCAAGGCCAGATCCACTACCAAAGGCTCCGGTTCCATAGGGGCGGCCAAGGCGATGGGGTTGGTGCCCAGGACGGGGCCGGGGGCCAAGGCGG encodes:
- a CDS encoding ABC transporter substrate-binding protein, whose protein sequence is MLAVFLLASGALAQQVKLRVFIGGQQRPDVMRKILDAYERQNPGVKVEIEVGGATSDQQQQYLTTVLTSRDPSLDIILIDIIRPAQYKAAGWSEPLDRYLPLGARDALLRQYLPAYARANIVDGALIALPAFADAQFLFYRKDLLDKYGFKPPTTWDEAIRQAQTILQGERNPNLNGIGFMGNISEGTVCSFLLPIWAAGGDVTDERGRLVLTEELARRSLQFWLGLMDNHRVSPPNMAEKAQDTIRREMQQGRWIFGTLFAYAWAHFQNDPDSQVKGRIGVAVMPRFEGGRSASCLGGWQWTISNFSRNKAQAYRLLRYLSSPEVSKVLALEASNLPAFPELYRDPEILKVNPWFADALPVVLNARARPVHPRYPEVADVIRRGLNAVLARTKAPEQAAREIVQGLRAIYGQ
- a CDS encoding Ldh family oxidoreductase; amino-acid sequence: MRVAPEALGKALCRHFTRLGLPEEGAKAVAEVLLQAELEGLRSHGLARLPIYTAQLEKGGLNPTPEMRFLRPRPGFLLVEADGAPGPWAAWRAAEALAPLVREQGVAAAAVRDAGHVGPLGPYVRRLALEGLVGLAFANTPPALAPGPVLGTNPIALAAPMEPEPLVVDLALSTVSRGKILEKAQRGEAIPPDWAVDSEGRPTTDPQAALSGALLPLGGSKGLALAVLVEVLAGAMAGHKLGIDLPLPWQEPGARAFPGFLLLGLDPDPVSPGLGTLLARLRAAVEDTGGRMPGDRRVRERERRLKEGIEVPQELWRTLVEEVKGDG